The Lolium perenne isolate Kyuss_39 chromosome 6, Kyuss_2.0, whole genome shotgun sequence genome segment CGACATGGACATGCCCACACAATTACGCTCTACTCACTGCCGATCCACCTACCATCATATTCCTACGTACGCCTGCCAATCTCAGCTGCCAACACCGGTACACAATTCCACACAACTACCTTAAAAGCTTTGTCTTTGATATGTAGGGAGCAAATATCAGAATTACAAACATAATTGGAAAATTGTAATGGCAGGACGTTTCCAATTTACTCAAAAAGAAAGTTGCCACATGATAACTTTTGGCTGTCTAATAGGTGAGTTACAACAAATAAGAAGGCCAAGTGGCAATAATGTTAATGATTCTCAATTGCAACCTGACTCATTTTGTGACATTTCTAAGAGGTACATGAACCAATCTAACATTTTGTGACATTTCTGCCCGTTGCAACACAGATCGCAATTCGTGATTAATGAAAAGTACGAAACAATCCTCATGTCAACTAGACGAATCTTAGCTGCAACCCTGCTAGAACAATTCACGTGCAATCACATGGCTCGGTTTACAGTTTTGGCTCGGTTTTCAGCCTCCAAGTAGACCCCGTATTCCCGGCTCGACCCGTAAACAATTAATCAGGGCCCGTGAACTCCATTGCGCAGACGGTACAAATACCGAGCGATGAGGTGGAAATGGGCTGAAACCCTATTCCCACTCCGCTGCATCCACCGCTCCGTCGCTACCGTAGCTTACTCCATCGGGCAATTCCTCCACCTATACCGCTCCGCCGCATCCACCAGTGCTCGGGAGATGTGTATAGCCGTGGTGGTTCGGGCAGGGGGCAGCCGGATTGGATCCATCAGCAACCCGCCAAGGAGCATGCGAAATGGGTCCGATCGGAGGGCGCGAAGAAGCGCGCGGCGAAGAGGTAGACCAACTGTGGCTTGACGTCGCTATTGTCCGCATGTACGCGTGCAAGGCggggtcgtcttcttcctcgcgtcGCCACCATTGCTCCCACACACCCTTCGAGGAAACGCCCAAAAGAGCCTAGAGTTGCATTAATATCATCAATGAGGGcatatatagcaaacaagatcctAAACAAATAGAAAATATAGCACAATCCTGTAATTAACACAAAGGGCCCTAAAAGTAaacaagaaaagcaatcaagaccTTCTTCTCCACCGCAACAGAAGGGACTCCACTGCCAGCCGCAATCTCCTCACCGGGGACGAGACCACTTGGGAAGAGAGGAGTGTCACACGCCAACGGGAATCCCTTGAGGGCCTCCTACTTTGAGGTTGAACCAATGCCTTCATCGACATCTTCAGTGGCTGCCTTCTCAACCAAGGATCATGGCAGCGAGCCGTCGCCGccatgtgatgaactccaatctgCAACCAAGACTTTCCCCGCCGTCACCCAACTCGTGCCCAAGCAGCAGCTTGACCCCTACCCCCATCCGCACCATGCAGACATGGAGAGATGGACAAAACCGAGTTGTAGAGGAGAGCTAGATCACAACCACAAGCAAGGACCTTATTCGATGAGATGCCAGCGATGACCTCCTTCACCGCCTCCGTCTCCGACTGCTGGAGCACCGCAGGAAGAGGCGAAGCCTCCGAAGCGCACTGGATCTGGTCCAGAAGGTCCAGCGCTTGACTCCAAAACACCAACAAAAACCGTTCACTCAATATTGACACACGCGTGTTTTTCTAGTGAGTAATTTTGTCCTACGATGATTCTACGGTCCCGTCTTCATCTTTGAATCCATGTTTCTGTCTTGGTTCGATGGAAACTTAACTAGGTGTGTAACTATTTTTTGTCGAATGAGGATTTAGCTGATTTTCAGTCAATTATATCATTGAATCTCAGTAGCAACCCAAGTTGCAACTCACGATTAAAACGAATAACAAAGCAATCCAATGATTCGTGGTTTTTTCTATACCTATTAGACTATTAAAACTCAGATTGCAACTCACGTCTAGGTTGCAACTGTACTAACACCGTTCACGGTTCATCAAAACAAGCAGACTGAGAATTAGAAAAACTCCCTGAGTATTAGCAAAACATGCATCAGCCAGCACAAACTGAAGTCGGGGCGGTGCACACGGGACGCGACTTGAAGACACGTCACCTTTTGTCAACTCACGACGACCAAAAAGCAACGGAATTGTATCGCAGTTCACAGGCCGCTGCCTCTCTCCTCCGTCACGGGCGCGCGCCAACGGCAAAGGACAAACGGATCAACAGTTAGCTCGCAGTACATATATAATTTAGAATTTCTACCTATCCTATCCCCGCTCTGCGCTTCTGCTAAACTACACTACACTACAGCTCGATTACTCGAGAGAAGCCATGACCATGAGGCCTCTCGCTGCTCTGCTCGTCGTCCACATCCACTGGCTACTCTTGCTTGCAATGGTGCCGCCAAGAGTCCAGTCTTCCCCGGCGCCGGCGCCGTCCGCCTTCCATCACCTGGCACTCGCCGCCCACGAGTACAACGCGACGGTCTACAAAGCCTCAGCAGCGCGCTGcgcgggctgcggcggcggcggagacggCCCTGCCACCAACGCCGCCACTCTCGGCGGGCTAGGCGCGTGGGCGGAGGCGGTGGAGTTCCTCTACTACCACAACGCCGTCCGCATGGCGCGGTGGGAGCTGCCCCTGACGTGGTCCACCCGCCTCGAGTCCTACGCGCGGTGGTGGGCGTCGCAGCGGCGCGGCGACTGCGCGCTGCGGCACTCGTTCCCGGAGGGCCAGTTCGCGCTCGGGGAGAACATCTTCTggggcggcgccggcgccgcctgGAGCCCCGGGGACGCCGTCAAGGACTGGGCGGCGGAGGGCGTGGACTACTCGTACGCCGCCAACGCGTGCGCGCCGGGCCGGGACTGCGGCCACTACACCCAGATCGTGTGGCGCGGCACGGCCTCCGTCGGCTGCGCGCGCGTCGTGTGCGACGACGGCGGCGTCTTCATCACCTGCAACTACTACCCGCCGGGCAACGTCGTCGGGCAGAGGCCCTACTGACGGCGAGCGAGTGAGCTGCGGTGCGAGATTAGGATTTAGGGGCACCACGATGCCGCCATGGTTTGTTCAGGGAGTGTCGCGGTGTAATAAGGCTTCAGAGATAGATTCGGTATGCAAACCTTCACGACAAATAAAAGGTGTGTATCTGTATAGTTACACGTAGACGTATTAATACGTGCCTACAAGTGAGTTTTCGGTAAATTATGTTCTATGGATTAATTAAGGCGTCGTGTTTAACTCCCTAAACCTGCGACACAGAGTACTTTCGATCTCACAGATTCAGATCTACCAGTACAGGGTGAACAAGGTATAATCAAATTTTAACAATTTTTTTACTTAGTATGCA includes the following:
- the LOC127305646 gene encoding pathogenesis-related protein PRB1-3-like, encoding MTMRPLAALLVVHIHWLLLLAMVPPRVQSSPAPAPSAFHHLALAAHEYNATVYKASAARCAGCGGGGDGPATNAATLGGLGAWAEAVEFLYYHNAVRMARWELPLTWSTRLESYARWWASQRRGDCALRHSFPEGQFALGENIFWGGAGAAWSPGDAVKDWAAEGVDYSYAANACAPGRDCGHYTQIVWRGTASVGCARVVCDDGGVFITCNYYPPGNVVGQRPY